A window from Felis catus isolate Fca126 chromosome B1, F.catus_Fca126_mat1.0, whole genome shotgun sequence encodes these proteins:
- the PCDH7 gene encoding protocadherin-7 isoform X10, whose translation MLRMRTAGWARGWCLGCCLLLPLSLSLAAAKQLLRYRLAEEGPADVRIGNVASDLGIVTGSGEVTFSLESGSEYLKIDNLTGELSTSERRIDREKLPQCQMIFDENECFLDFEVSVIGPSQSWVDLFEGRVIVLDINDNTPTFPSPVLTLTVEENRPVGTLYLLPTATDRDFGRNGIERYELLQEPGGGGGGGGGGGGGEGRRAGPADSAPYPGGGGNGASGGGPGGSKRRPDAPEGGGGTNPGGRSSVFELQVADTPDGEKQPQLIVKGALDREQRDSYELTLRVRDGGDPPRSSQAILRVLITDVNDNSPRFEKSVYEADLAENSAPGTPILQLRAADLDVGVNGQIEYVFGAATESVRRLLRLDETSGWLSVLHRIDREEVNQLRFTVMARDRGQPPKTDKATVVLNIKDENDNVPSIEIRKIGRIPLKDGVANVAEDVLVDTPIALVQVSDRDQGENGVVTCTVVGDVPFQLKPASDTEGDQNKKKYFLHTSAPLDYETTREFNVVIVAVDSGSPSLSSNNSLVVKVGDTNDNPPVFGQSVVEVYFPENNIPGERVATVLATDADSGKNAEIAYSLDSSVMGIFAIDPDSGDILVNTVLDREQTDRYEFKVNAKDKGIPVLQGSTTVIVQVADKNDNDPKFMQDVFTFYVKENLQPNSPVGMVTVMDADKGRNAEMSLYIEENSNIFSIENDTGTIYSTMSFDREHQTTYTFRVKAVDGGDPPRSATATVSLFVMDENDNAPTVTLPRNISYTLLPPSSNVRTVVATVLATDSDDGINADLNYSIVGGNPFKLFEIDSTSGVVSLVGKLTQKHYGLHRLVVQVNDSGQPSQSTTTLVHVFVNESVSNATVIDSQIARSLHTPLTQDIAGDPSYEISKQRLSIVIGVVAGIMTVILIILIVVMARYCRSKSKNGYEAGKKDHEDFFTPQQHDKSKKPKKDKKNKKSKQPLYSSIVTVEASKPNGQRYDSVNEKLSDSPNMGRYRSVNGGPGSPDLARHYKSSSPLPTVQLHPQSPTAGKKHQAVQDLPPANTFVGAGDNISIGSDHCSEYSCQTNNKYSKQIQDLFQM comes from the coding sequence ATGCTGAGGATGCGGACCGCGGGATGGGCGCGCGGCTGGTGCCTGGGCTGCTGCCTCCTCTTGCCGCTCTCGCTCAGCCTGGCGGCCGCCAAGCAACTCCTCCGGTATCGACTGGCCGAGGAGGGCCCGGCGGACGTCCGCATCGGCAACGTCGCCTCGGACCTGGGCATCGTGACCGGCTCGGGTGAGGTGACTTTCAGCCTCGAGTCGGGCTCGGAGTACCTGAAGATCGACAACCTCACCGGCGAGCTGAGCACCAGCGAGCGGCGCATCGACCGCGAGAAGCTGCCCCAGTGTCAGATGATCTTCGACGAGAACGAGTGCTTTCTGGACTTCGAGGTGTCGGTGATCGGGCCCTCGCAGAGCTGGGTGGACCTGTTCGAGGGCCGGGTCATCGTGCTCGACATCAACGACAACACGCCCACCTTCCCGTCACCCGTGCTCACGCTCACCGTGGAGGAGAACCGGCCGGTGGGCACTCTCTACCTGCTGCCCACCGCCACGGACCGTGACTTCGGCCGCAACGGCATCGAGCGCTACGAGCTGCTCCAGGAgcccgggggcggcggcggcggcggcggcggcggcggcggcggcgagggcCGGCGCGCCGGGCCTGCCGACAGCGCCCCCTACCCCGGGGGCGGCGGGAACGGCGCGAGCGGCGGCGGCCCAGGCGGCTCCAAGAGGCGGCCGGACGCGCCGGAGGGCGGCGGCGGGACCAACCCCGGCGGCCGCAGCAGCGTGTTCGAACTGCAGGTGGCCGACACCCCGGATGGCGAGAAGCAGCCACAGCTGATCGTGAAGGGGGCGCTGGACCGGGAACAACGCGACTCCTACGAGCTGACCCTGCGGGTGCGCGATGGTGGAGACCCGCCGCGCTCCTCTCAGGCCATCTTGCGGGTGCTCATCACCGACGTGAACGACAACAGCCCCCGCTTCGAGAAGAGCGTGTACGAGGCGGACCTCGCCGAGAACAGCGCCCCGGGGACTCCCATCCTGCAGTTGCGCGCCGCCGACCTGGACGTGGGGGTCAACGGGCAGATCGAGTACGTGTTCGGAGCCGCTACCGAGTCCGTGCGGCGGCTGCTGCGCCTCGACGAGACGTCCGGCTGGCTCAGTGTCCTGCACCGTATCGACCGGGAGGAGGTGAACCAGCTGCGCTTCACGGTCATGGCCCGGGACCGCGGGCAGCCCCCCAAGACCGACAAGGCCACGGTGGTCCTCAACATCAAGGACGAGAACGACAATGTGCCGTCCATTGAAATCCGCAAGATCGGGCGTATCCCGCTCAAGGACGGGGTGGCCAACGTGGCGGAGGATGTTCTTGTCGACACCCCCATTGCTCTGGTGCAGGTGTCCGACCGAGACCAAGGCGAGAACGGCGTGGTCACCTGCACCGTGGTGGGCGACGTGCCCTTCCAGCTCAAGCCGGCCAGCGACACAGAGGGCGACCAGAACAAGAAAAAGTACTTTCTGCACACCTCGGCCCCTTTGGACTATGAGACCACCCGGGAGTTCAACGTGGTCATCGTGGCGGTGGACTCGGGCAGCCCCAGCCTCTCCAGCAACAACTCCCTGGTTGTCAAGGTAGGAGACACTAATGACAACCCGCCTGTCTTCGGCCAGTCAGTAGTGGAGGTTTACTTTCCCGAGAACAACATCCCTGGAGAGAGGGTGGCCACGGTGCTGGCGACAGACGCCGACAGCGGGAAAAATGCAGAGATCGCCTACTCGCTGGATTCCTCTGTGATGGGGATCTTTGCCATCGATCCTGATTCCGGGGACATCCTCGTCAATACGGTACTGGACCGCGAGCAGACTGACAGGTATGAGTTTAAAGTTAACGCCAAAGACAAAGGCATCCCAGTGTTACAGGGCAGCACCACGGTGATTGTGCAGGTGGCTGACAAGAATGACAATGACCCTAAGTTTATGCAGGACGTCTTTACGTTTTATGTGAAAGAAAACTTGCAGCCCAACAGCCCTGTGGGGATGGTCACGGTGATGGATGCTGACAAGGGACGCAATGCAGAGATGAGCCTCTACATAGAGGAAAACAGTAACATTTTCTCCATTGAAAATGACACGGGGACCATTTATTCCACAATGTCTTTTGACCGGGAACATCAGACCACATACACGTTCAGAGTCAAGGCTGTGGATGGGGGAGATCCTCCCAGATCAGCCACAGCCACGGTCTCTCTCTTTGTCATGGATGAGAACGACAACGCTCCCACCGTTACCCTTCCCAGAAACATTTCCTACACTTTACTGCCACCTTCAAGTAATGTCAGGACAGTAGTAGCTACAGTGTTGGCAACAGACAGTGACGATGGCATCAATGCAGACCTTAACTACAGCATTGTGGGAGGGAATCCCTTCAAGCTGTTTGAAATTGATTCCACCAGCGGTGTGGTTTCCTTAGTGGGGAAACTCACCCAAAAGCATTATGGCTTGCACAGGTTGGTGGTGCAAGTGAATGACAGTGGACAGCCTTCCCAGTCCACCACGACCCTGGTGCATGTGTTTGTCAATGAAAGTGTTTCTAATGCAACTGTGATTGACTCACAGATAGCCAGAAGTTTGCACACCCCACTCACGCAGGATATAGCTGGTGACCCAAGTTACGAAATTAGCAAGCAGAGACTCAGTATTGTCATTGGGGTGGTGGCCGGGATTATGACCGTGATTCTAATCATCTTAATTGTAGTGATGGCAAGGTACTGCCGGTCCAAAAGCAAAAATGGCTATGAAGCTGGCAAAAAAGATCATGAAGACTTTTTTACACCCCAGCAGCATGACAAATCTAAAAAGcctaaaaaagacaagaaaaacaaaaaatctaagcAGCCTCTCTACAGCAGCATTGTCACTGTAGAAGCTTCTAAACCAAATGGACAGAGGTATGATAGTGTCAATGAGAAGCTGTCAGACAGCCCAAACATGGGGCGATACCGATCCGTTAACGGTGGGCCTGGCAGTCCTGACCTGGCCAGGCATTACAAATCTAGTTCTCCATTGCCTACTGTCCAGCTTCATCCCCAGTCACCAACTGCAGGAAAAAAACACCAGGCCGTACAAGATCTACCACCAGCCAACACATTTGTGGGAGCAGGAGACAACATTTCAATTGGATCAGATCACTGCTCTGAATACAGCTGTCAAACCAATAACAAGTACAGCAAACAG
- the PCDH7 gene encoding protocadherin-7 isoform X8, which yields MLRMRTAGWARGWCLGCCLLLPLSLSLAAAKQLLRYRLAEEGPADVRIGNVASDLGIVTGSGEVTFSLESGSEYLKIDNLTGELSTSERRIDREKLPQCQMIFDENECFLDFEVSVIGPSQSWVDLFEGRVIVLDINDNTPTFPSPVLTLTVEENRPVGTLYLLPTATDRDFGRNGIERYELLQEPGGGGGGGGGGGGGEGRRAGPADSAPYPGGGGNGASGGGPGGSKRRPDAPEGGGGTNPGGRSSVFELQVADTPDGEKQPQLIVKGALDREQRDSYELTLRVRDGGDPPRSSQAILRVLITDVNDNSPRFEKSVYEADLAENSAPGTPILQLRAADLDVGVNGQIEYVFGAATESVRRLLRLDETSGWLSVLHRIDREEVNQLRFTVMARDRGQPPKTDKATVVLNIKDENDNVPSIEIRKIGRIPLKDGVANVAEDVLVDTPIALVQVSDRDQGENGVVTCTVVGDVPFQLKPASDTEGDQNKKKYFLHTSAPLDYETTREFNVVIVAVDSGSPSLSSNNSLVVKVGDTNDNPPVFGQSVVEVYFPENNIPGERVATVLATDADSGKNAEIAYSLDSSVMGIFAIDPDSGDILVNTVLDREQTDRYEFKVNAKDKGIPVLQGSTTVIVQVADKNDNDPKFMQDVFTFYVKENLQPNSPVGMVTVMDADKGRNAEMSLYIEENSNIFSIENDTGTIYSTMSFDREHQTTYTFRVKAVDGGDPPRSATATVSLFVMDENDNAPTVTLPRNISYTLLPPSSNVRTVVATVLATDSDDGINADLNYSIVGGNPFKLFEIDSTSGVVSLVGKLTQKHYGLHRLVVQVNDSGQPSQSTTTLVHVFVNESVSNATVIDSQIARSLHTPLTQDIAGDPSYEISKQRLSIVIGVVAGIMTVILIILIVVMARYCRSKSKNGYEAGKKDHEDFFTPQQHDKSKKPKKDKKNKKSKQPLYSSIVTVEASKPNGQRYDSVNEKLSDSPNMGRYRSVNGGPGSPDLARHYKSSSPLPTVQLHPQSPTAGKKHQAVQDLPPANTFVGAGDNISIGSDHCSEYSCQTNNKYSKQVDTVQTTNPPGHIEESCKMNPFRRVTFSVVSQPQDPHQGSLQSCYDSGLEESETPSSKSSSGPRLGALPLPEDSYERTTPDGSVGVAAITTFPFLPFPHGKTHGRRVLLRPLH from the coding sequence ATGCTGAGGATGCGGACCGCGGGATGGGCGCGCGGCTGGTGCCTGGGCTGCTGCCTCCTCTTGCCGCTCTCGCTCAGCCTGGCGGCCGCCAAGCAACTCCTCCGGTATCGACTGGCCGAGGAGGGCCCGGCGGACGTCCGCATCGGCAACGTCGCCTCGGACCTGGGCATCGTGACCGGCTCGGGTGAGGTGACTTTCAGCCTCGAGTCGGGCTCGGAGTACCTGAAGATCGACAACCTCACCGGCGAGCTGAGCACCAGCGAGCGGCGCATCGACCGCGAGAAGCTGCCCCAGTGTCAGATGATCTTCGACGAGAACGAGTGCTTTCTGGACTTCGAGGTGTCGGTGATCGGGCCCTCGCAGAGCTGGGTGGACCTGTTCGAGGGCCGGGTCATCGTGCTCGACATCAACGACAACACGCCCACCTTCCCGTCACCCGTGCTCACGCTCACCGTGGAGGAGAACCGGCCGGTGGGCACTCTCTACCTGCTGCCCACCGCCACGGACCGTGACTTCGGCCGCAACGGCATCGAGCGCTACGAGCTGCTCCAGGAgcccgggggcggcggcggcggcggcggcggcggcggcggcggcgagggcCGGCGCGCCGGGCCTGCCGACAGCGCCCCCTACCCCGGGGGCGGCGGGAACGGCGCGAGCGGCGGCGGCCCAGGCGGCTCCAAGAGGCGGCCGGACGCGCCGGAGGGCGGCGGCGGGACCAACCCCGGCGGCCGCAGCAGCGTGTTCGAACTGCAGGTGGCCGACACCCCGGATGGCGAGAAGCAGCCACAGCTGATCGTGAAGGGGGCGCTGGACCGGGAACAACGCGACTCCTACGAGCTGACCCTGCGGGTGCGCGATGGTGGAGACCCGCCGCGCTCCTCTCAGGCCATCTTGCGGGTGCTCATCACCGACGTGAACGACAACAGCCCCCGCTTCGAGAAGAGCGTGTACGAGGCGGACCTCGCCGAGAACAGCGCCCCGGGGACTCCCATCCTGCAGTTGCGCGCCGCCGACCTGGACGTGGGGGTCAACGGGCAGATCGAGTACGTGTTCGGAGCCGCTACCGAGTCCGTGCGGCGGCTGCTGCGCCTCGACGAGACGTCCGGCTGGCTCAGTGTCCTGCACCGTATCGACCGGGAGGAGGTGAACCAGCTGCGCTTCACGGTCATGGCCCGGGACCGCGGGCAGCCCCCCAAGACCGACAAGGCCACGGTGGTCCTCAACATCAAGGACGAGAACGACAATGTGCCGTCCATTGAAATCCGCAAGATCGGGCGTATCCCGCTCAAGGACGGGGTGGCCAACGTGGCGGAGGATGTTCTTGTCGACACCCCCATTGCTCTGGTGCAGGTGTCCGACCGAGACCAAGGCGAGAACGGCGTGGTCACCTGCACCGTGGTGGGCGACGTGCCCTTCCAGCTCAAGCCGGCCAGCGACACAGAGGGCGACCAGAACAAGAAAAAGTACTTTCTGCACACCTCGGCCCCTTTGGACTATGAGACCACCCGGGAGTTCAACGTGGTCATCGTGGCGGTGGACTCGGGCAGCCCCAGCCTCTCCAGCAACAACTCCCTGGTTGTCAAGGTAGGAGACACTAATGACAACCCGCCTGTCTTCGGCCAGTCAGTAGTGGAGGTTTACTTTCCCGAGAACAACATCCCTGGAGAGAGGGTGGCCACGGTGCTGGCGACAGACGCCGACAGCGGGAAAAATGCAGAGATCGCCTACTCGCTGGATTCCTCTGTGATGGGGATCTTTGCCATCGATCCTGATTCCGGGGACATCCTCGTCAATACGGTACTGGACCGCGAGCAGACTGACAGGTATGAGTTTAAAGTTAACGCCAAAGACAAAGGCATCCCAGTGTTACAGGGCAGCACCACGGTGATTGTGCAGGTGGCTGACAAGAATGACAATGACCCTAAGTTTATGCAGGACGTCTTTACGTTTTATGTGAAAGAAAACTTGCAGCCCAACAGCCCTGTGGGGATGGTCACGGTGATGGATGCTGACAAGGGACGCAATGCAGAGATGAGCCTCTACATAGAGGAAAACAGTAACATTTTCTCCATTGAAAATGACACGGGGACCATTTATTCCACAATGTCTTTTGACCGGGAACATCAGACCACATACACGTTCAGAGTCAAGGCTGTGGATGGGGGAGATCCTCCCAGATCAGCCACAGCCACGGTCTCTCTCTTTGTCATGGATGAGAACGACAACGCTCCCACCGTTACCCTTCCCAGAAACATTTCCTACACTTTACTGCCACCTTCAAGTAATGTCAGGACAGTAGTAGCTACAGTGTTGGCAACAGACAGTGACGATGGCATCAATGCAGACCTTAACTACAGCATTGTGGGAGGGAATCCCTTCAAGCTGTTTGAAATTGATTCCACCAGCGGTGTGGTTTCCTTAGTGGGGAAACTCACCCAAAAGCATTATGGCTTGCACAGGTTGGTGGTGCAAGTGAATGACAGTGGACAGCCTTCCCAGTCCACCACGACCCTGGTGCATGTGTTTGTCAATGAAAGTGTTTCTAATGCAACTGTGATTGACTCACAGATAGCCAGAAGTTTGCACACCCCACTCACGCAGGATATAGCTGGTGACCCAAGTTACGAAATTAGCAAGCAGAGACTCAGTATTGTCATTGGGGTGGTGGCCGGGATTATGACCGTGATTCTAATCATCTTAATTGTAGTGATGGCAAGGTACTGCCGGTCCAAAAGCAAAAATGGCTATGAAGCTGGCAAAAAAGATCATGAAGACTTTTTTACACCCCAGCAGCATGACAAATCTAAAAAGcctaaaaaagacaagaaaaacaaaaaatctaagcAGCCTCTCTACAGCAGCATTGTCACTGTAGAAGCTTCTAAACCAAATGGACAGAGGTATGATAGTGTCAATGAGAAGCTGTCAGACAGCCCAAACATGGGGCGATACCGATCCGTTAACGGTGGGCCTGGCAGTCCTGACCTGGCCAGGCATTACAAATCTAGTTCTCCATTGCCTACTGTCCAGCTTCATCCCCAGTCACCAACTGCAGGAAAAAAACACCAGGCCGTACAAGATCTACCACCAGCCAACACATTTGTGGGAGCAGGAGACAACATTTCAATTGGATCAGATCACTGCTCTGAATACAGCTGTCAAACCAATAACAAGTACAGCAAACAG
- the PCDH7 gene encoding protocadherin-7 isoform X9 — MLRMRTAGWARGWCLGCCLLLPLSLSLAAAKQLLRYRLAEEGPADVRIGNVASDLGIVTGSGEVTFSLESGSEYLKIDNLTGELSTSERRIDREKLPQCQMIFDENECFLDFEVSVIGPSQSWVDLFEGRVIVLDINDNTPTFPSPVLTLTVEENRPVGTLYLLPTATDRDFGRNGIERYELLQEPGGGGGGGGGGGGGEGRRAGPADSAPYPGGGGNGASGGGPGGSKRRPDAPEGGGGTNPGGRSSVFELQVADTPDGEKQPQLIVKGALDREQRDSYELTLRVRDGGDPPRSSQAILRVLITDVNDNSPRFEKSVYEADLAENSAPGTPILQLRAADLDVGVNGQIEYVFGAATESVRRLLRLDETSGWLSVLHRIDREEVNQLRFTVMARDRGQPPKTDKATVVLNIKDENDNVPSIEIRKIGRIPLKDGVANVAEDVLVDTPIALVQVSDRDQGENGVVTCTVVGDVPFQLKPASDTEGDQNKKKYFLHTSAPLDYETTREFNVVIVAVDSGSPSLSSNNSLVVKVGDTNDNPPVFGQSVVEVYFPENNIPGERVATVLATDADSGKNAEIAYSLDSSVMGIFAIDPDSGDILVNTVLDREQTDRYEFKVNAKDKGIPVLQGSTTVIVQVADKNDNDPKFMQDVFTFYVKENLQPNSPVGMVTVMDADKGRNAEMSLYIEENSNIFSIENDTGTIYSTMSFDREHQTTYTFRVKAVDGGDPPRSATATVSLFVMDENDNAPTVTLPRNISYTLLPPSSNVRTVVATVLATDSDDGINADLNYSIVGGNPFKLFEIDSTSGVVSLVGKLTQKHYGLHRLVVQVNDSGQPSQSTTTLVHVFVNESVSNATVIDSQIARSLHTPLTQDIAGDPSYEISKQRLSIVIGVVAGIMTVILIILIVVMARYCRSKSKNGYEAGKKDHEDFFTPQQHDKSKKPKKDKKNKKSKQPLYSSIVTVEASKPNGQRYDSVNEKLSDSPNMGRYRSVNGGPGSPDLARHYKSSSPLPTVQLHPQSPTAGKKHQAVQDLPPANTFVGAGDNISIGSDHCSEYSCQTNNKYSKQMRLHPYITVFG, encoded by the coding sequence ATGCTGAGGATGCGGACCGCGGGATGGGCGCGCGGCTGGTGCCTGGGCTGCTGCCTCCTCTTGCCGCTCTCGCTCAGCCTGGCGGCCGCCAAGCAACTCCTCCGGTATCGACTGGCCGAGGAGGGCCCGGCGGACGTCCGCATCGGCAACGTCGCCTCGGACCTGGGCATCGTGACCGGCTCGGGTGAGGTGACTTTCAGCCTCGAGTCGGGCTCGGAGTACCTGAAGATCGACAACCTCACCGGCGAGCTGAGCACCAGCGAGCGGCGCATCGACCGCGAGAAGCTGCCCCAGTGTCAGATGATCTTCGACGAGAACGAGTGCTTTCTGGACTTCGAGGTGTCGGTGATCGGGCCCTCGCAGAGCTGGGTGGACCTGTTCGAGGGCCGGGTCATCGTGCTCGACATCAACGACAACACGCCCACCTTCCCGTCACCCGTGCTCACGCTCACCGTGGAGGAGAACCGGCCGGTGGGCACTCTCTACCTGCTGCCCACCGCCACGGACCGTGACTTCGGCCGCAACGGCATCGAGCGCTACGAGCTGCTCCAGGAgcccgggggcggcggcggcggcggcggcggcggcggcggcggcgagggcCGGCGCGCCGGGCCTGCCGACAGCGCCCCCTACCCCGGGGGCGGCGGGAACGGCGCGAGCGGCGGCGGCCCAGGCGGCTCCAAGAGGCGGCCGGACGCGCCGGAGGGCGGCGGCGGGACCAACCCCGGCGGCCGCAGCAGCGTGTTCGAACTGCAGGTGGCCGACACCCCGGATGGCGAGAAGCAGCCACAGCTGATCGTGAAGGGGGCGCTGGACCGGGAACAACGCGACTCCTACGAGCTGACCCTGCGGGTGCGCGATGGTGGAGACCCGCCGCGCTCCTCTCAGGCCATCTTGCGGGTGCTCATCACCGACGTGAACGACAACAGCCCCCGCTTCGAGAAGAGCGTGTACGAGGCGGACCTCGCCGAGAACAGCGCCCCGGGGACTCCCATCCTGCAGTTGCGCGCCGCCGACCTGGACGTGGGGGTCAACGGGCAGATCGAGTACGTGTTCGGAGCCGCTACCGAGTCCGTGCGGCGGCTGCTGCGCCTCGACGAGACGTCCGGCTGGCTCAGTGTCCTGCACCGTATCGACCGGGAGGAGGTGAACCAGCTGCGCTTCACGGTCATGGCCCGGGACCGCGGGCAGCCCCCCAAGACCGACAAGGCCACGGTGGTCCTCAACATCAAGGACGAGAACGACAATGTGCCGTCCATTGAAATCCGCAAGATCGGGCGTATCCCGCTCAAGGACGGGGTGGCCAACGTGGCGGAGGATGTTCTTGTCGACACCCCCATTGCTCTGGTGCAGGTGTCCGACCGAGACCAAGGCGAGAACGGCGTGGTCACCTGCACCGTGGTGGGCGACGTGCCCTTCCAGCTCAAGCCGGCCAGCGACACAGAGGGCGACCAGAACAAGAAAAAGTACTTTCTGCACACCTCGGCCCCTTTGGACTATGAGACCACCCGGGAGTTCAACGTGGTCATCGTGGCGGTGGACTCGGGCAGCCCCAGCCTCTCCAGCAACAACTCCCTGGTTGTCAAGGTAGGAGACACTAATGACAACCCGCCTGTCTTCGGCCAGTCAGTAGTGGAGGTTTACTTTCCCGAGAACAACATCCCTGGAGAGAGGGTGGCCACGGTGCTGGCGACAGACGCCGACAGCGGGAAAAATGCAGAGATCGCCTACTCGCTGGATTCCTCTGTGATGGGGATCTTTGCCATCGATCCTGATTCCGGGGACATCCTCGTCAATACGGTACTGGACCGCGAGCAGACTGACAGGTATGAGTTTAAAGTTAACGCCAAAGACAAAGGCATCCCAGTGTTACAGGGCAGCACCACGGTGATTGTGCAGGTGGCTGACAAGAATGACAATGACCCTAAGTTTATGCAGGACGTCTTTACGTTTTATGTGAAAGAAAACTTGCAGCCCAACAGCCCTGTGGGGATGGTCACGGTGATGGATGCTGACAAGGGACGCAATGCAGAGATGAGCCTCTACATAGAGGAAAACAGTAACATTTTCTCCATTGAAAATGACACGGGGACCATTTATTCCACAATGTCTTTTGACCGGGAACATCAGACCACATACACGTTCAGAGTCAAGGCTGTGGATGGGGGAGATCCTCCCAGATCAGCCACAGCCACGGTCTCTCTCTTTGTCATGGATGAGAACGACAACGCTCCCACCGTTACCCTTCCCAGAAACATTTCCTACACTTTACTGCCACCTTCAAGTAATGTCAGGACAGTAGTAGCTACAGTGTTGGCAACAGACAGTGACGATGGCATCAATGCAGACCTTAACTACAGCATTGTGGGAGGGAATCCCTTCAAGCTGTTTGAAATTGATTCCACCAGCGGTGTGGTTTCCTTAGTGGGGAAACTCACCCAAAAGCATTATGGCTTGCACAGGTTGGTGGTGCAAGTGAATGACAGTGGACAGCCTTCCCAGTCCACCACGACCCTGGTGCATGTGTTTGTCAATGAAAGTGTTTCTAATGCAACTGTGATTGACTCACAGATAGCCAGAAGTTTGCACACCCCACTCACGCAGGATATAGCTGGTGACCCAAGTTACGAAATTAGCAAGCAGAGACTCAGTATTGTCATTGGGGTGGTGGCCGGGATTATGACCGTGATTCTAATCATCTTAATTGTAGTGATGGCAAGGTACTGCCGGTCCAAAAGCAAAAATGGCTATGAAGCTGGCAAAAAAGATCATGAAGACTTTTTTACACCCCAGCAGCATGACAAATCTAAAAAGcctaaaaaagacaagaaaaacaaaaaatctaagcAGCCTCTCTACAGCAGCATTGTCACTGTAGAAGCTTCTAAACCAAATGGACAGAGGTATGATAGTGTCAATGAGAAGCTGTCAGACAGCCCAAACATGGGGCGATACCGATCCGTTAACGGTGGGCCTGGCAGTCCTGACCTGGCCAGGCATTACAAATCTAGTTCTCCATTGCCTACTGTCCAGCTTCATCCCCAGTCACCAACTGCAGGAAAAAAACACCAGGCCGTACAAGATCTACCACCAGCCAACACATTTGTGGGAGCAGGAGACAACATTTCAATTGGATCAGATCACTGCTCTGAATACAGCTGTCAAACCAATAACAAGTACAGCAAACAG